A single Musa acuminata AAA Group cultivar baxijiao chromosome BXJ2-1, Cavendish_Baxijiao_AAA, whole genome shotgun sequence DNA region contains:
- the LOC135598921 gene encoding ATP-dependent helicase BRM-like isoform X3, with translation MQSGNGRNPAATPSSAASPSSSSSAVSAPNHLGFESIQQQQQAYRQEQQQNQQQRRKAEVDQSLLSYQSGGTYGVTGGTGFPISSGAVHPSQLPNKYSNIPQQPGALQLREESKNKGQDVGQQMQNSIHQAYFQFALQAAQQKAHGNSVVQQQGKMNMVGSSGRDQDIFMNRLKMQELMSLQAVNKSQMPMLNRPAEQFTHAEKQMEPGCTSTDQRIDQKPFLADGQLASANMVRPMQPLQLLQSQSSLQNLASNQLEMAQVQAMQAWAKEHNIDLSVPANLNLIAQVLPFWQSNRMSVMQKPTESNTTAQKSCLPSSKQLVMPSPVGSENSAHGNSTSDLSGQRGSIKCHQTVPSTSISNGGDTTGLNTNTLQMQQQVADYSRINQNERVVRPTIITSSCGLVNHLPNSCGSMNQPVDKSNAKNAFMGNELQQMQNLRPLQKINRSNILPTVPGNSTVGCQIPTESGFAQTPNHHVGFTKQQLYVLKAQILAFRRLKRGERSLPPEVLQAISDPPVDSQPQHWPVQSGTVNQDLMRIAKSNDNEHKRCVESNDQAEQSAPVNKGRIHLKEESITGEEKAALASQMQGATSLEKGSVCLGSIGKLEESNTTVKSEQEVERGSQNLSTDKVKAVPVDGAVPVPGQLKKPASTSSTAPPRDGVSRKYHGPLFDFPSFTRKHDSLGSSTTNNSTNLTLAYDVKDLLFEEGKIVLDKKRAEKLKKISRLLAINLDRKRIKPDLVIRLQIEERKTKLLDFQARLRDEVERQQQEIMAMPDRPYRKFVRQCEQQRLELIRQVQQLQKASREKQLKSTFQWRKKLLEAHWAIRDARTTRNRGIAKYHERMLKEFSKRKDEDRNKRMEALKNNDMDRYREMLLEQQTNISGDASQRYAVLSSFVSQTEEYLHKLGGKITASKSHQEVEEAANVAAAAARAQGLSTEEVRAAAACAGEEVMIRNRFSEMNALKESSANKIVIVRYYNLAHAVTERVIRQPSMLRAGTLRDYQLVGLQWMLSLYNNKLNGILADEMGLGKTVQVMALIAYLMEFKTNYGPHLIIVPNAVLVNWKSELLNWLPSISCIFYVGGKDERSKLFSQEVCSVKFNVLVTTYEFIMYDRSKLSKIDWKYIIIDEAQRMKDRESVLARDLDRYRCQRRLLLTGTPLQNDLKELWSLLNLLLPEVFDNRRAFHDWFSKPFQKDGTPHNQEDEWLETEKKVIIIHRLHRILEPFMLRRRVEDVEGSLPRKVSVVLRCRMSAIQGAIYDWIKSTGTIRVDPEDEMRRVQKNPLYQVKMYKNLNNKCMELRKACNHPLLNYPYFSNYSKDFIVRSCGKLWILDRILIKLQRAGHRVLLFSTMTKLLDILEEYLQWRRLIYRRIDGTTSLEDREAAIVDFNHPDSDCFIFLLSIRAAGRGLNLQTADTVVIYDPDPNPQNEEQAVARAHRIGQKREVKVIYMEAVVDKTSSYQKEDELRNGVVGDSEDDLAGKDRYIGSIESLIRNNIQQYKIDMADEVINAGRFDQRTTHEERRMTLEMLLHDEERYQENVHNVPSLQEVNRLIARSKEEVGLFDQMDEDFDWTADMVKHNEVPVWLRASTGEVDAVAASLSKKPSKNILSVNIGLEPSANFSGSSPSKAERRGRPKGPTAQKYPIYQEQDDEDGEESDIDSEERNASEEDGEIGEFDDEESNGADMMLLNHKDQVVEGMDCDNGRYEFSRTMDGSQNVNKLEEAGSTGSSSGSRKLPQSETPSLSSQKFGSLSALDARPCLSSKKWSEELEEGEIAVSGNSHMDLQQSGSWHHDHDDGEDEQVLQPKIKRKRSMRIRPKYAAERNDERSSSERIFAQRSPRLPLHVDHDYGVPSRTENPEAFAEAGLGKNDTSSSLLKQRHNVPSRKISPLQKSGRLSYFCGSAEDGNEYSRESWSSRANSSCGPTSVGAKMSDITQRKCKNVISKLQRKIHKDGNQIVPTLSDWWRRNGNSSLAIPLAARSSPLDLQIIEQRVDNLDYNGVTDFIADVQLMLKSIVQHCNYTHEVKCEAEKLQGLFFEIMKIAFPDSDFREARNAVTFSSPRGAVMTKSPKPASSSKIKQQTPTSKLETMSFPDKALPHGVTPVDGEGTTKSTSSKHRKESRLVSGGWKEQTPECSQLLTHPGDLVICKKKRKEREKSAVKHRLGLASPSNLGRMGPISPPSSGCGGSAPSPTMNRSSSFPSQRDSRPAQQAKHPLSWRHREMQQLDDGNSGLHSIGDVQWAKPVKRMRTDTSKRRPSHT, from the exons ATGCAATCCGGGAACGGCCGGAACCCGGCGGCCACGCCGTCATCCGCCGCgtcgccttcttcctcctcctccgcggtCTCCGCCCCGAACCATCTGGGCTTCGAATCaatccagcagcagcagcaggcttATAGGCAG GAGCAACAACAGAATCAGCAGCAGCGCAGGAAAGCTGAAGTTGATCAATCCCTTCTTAGCTATCAGTCTGGTGGTACATATGGAGTCACAGGCGGAACTGGTTTTCCAATATCTTCTGGTGCTGTACATCCGTCTCAGTTGCCTAATAAGTATAGTAACATACCTCAACAACCTGGTGCCCTTCAGCTTCGCGAGGAAAGCAAAAATAAAGGGCAGGATGTAGGACAGCAAATGCAGAACTCAATTCATCAAGCTTACTTTCAATTTGCTTTGCAAGCTGCTCAGCAAAAGGCTCATGGGAACTCAGTAGTGCAGCAGCAAGGTAAAATGAATATGGTCGGCTCATCTGGAAGGGATCAAGACATTTTTATGAACAGATTAAAGATGCAAGAACTTATGTCACTTCAGGCAGTTAATAAGTCCCAAATGCCTATGCTTAATAGACCAGCAGAACAGTTCACACATGCCGAGAAGCAGATGGAGCCAGGTTGTACTAGCACTGATCAAAGAATTGATCAAAAACCTTTCCTAGCAGATGGGCAGCTAGCTTCTGCTAACATGGTAAGACCGATGCAGCCATTGCAGTTGCTGCAATCTCAGTCTAGTCTGCAGAATCTTGCAAGCAATCAGTTGGAGATGGCACAGGTGCAAGCGATGCAGGCATGGGCAAAGGAACATAATATTGATCTATCTGTTCCTGCTAATTTAAATTTGATTGCTCAAGTTCTGCCCTTCTGGCAGTCGAATAGAATGTCTGTTATGCAGAAGCCAACTGAATCTAACACAACTGCACAGAAATCTTGTTTGCCATCTTCAAAGCAACTGGTAATGCCATCACCAGTTGGCAGTGAAAATTCAGCACATGGGAACTCTACAAGTGATTTGTCTGGCCAGCGTGGCTCCATAAAATGTCATCAAACAGTCCCATCTACTTCAATCTCCAATGGCGGGGATACCACAGGCTTGAACACCAATACTTTGCAAATGCAGCAGCAGGTTGCTGATTATAGCAGGATCAACCAGAATGAGAGAGTTGTCAGACCCACAATTATAACTAGCAGTTGTGGGTTAGTTAACCATTTACCAAATTCATGTGGTAGCATGAACCAGCCGGTAGATAAGTCTAATGCAAAGAATGCTTTTATGGGGAATGAACTGCAGCAAATGCAGAATTTGAGGCCCTTGCAGAAGATAAATCGGTCCAATATATTACCTACAGTTCCTGGAAATAGTACTGTGGGTTGTCAAATTCCAACTGAAAGTGGATTTGCTCAGACACCAAACCATCATGTTGGATTTACAAAGCAGCAGCTTTATGTTCTAAAAGCTCAGATCTTAGCTTTTAGACGGTTGAAG CGTGGTGAAAGAAGTCTGCCACCTGAAGTTCTTCAAGCAATTTCAGATCCCCCAGTTGATTCTCAGCCACAACACTGGCCTGTTCAGTCTGGAACTGTTAACCAGGATTTGATGAGGATTGCCAAGAGCAATGATAATGAGCATAAGAGATGTGTGGAGTCTAATGATCAAGCAGAACAGTCTGCTCCTGTGAATAAAGGACGGATTCATCTGAAGGAGGAATCCATTACTGGagaagagaaagctgcacttGCCAGTCAAATGCAAGGTGCAACAAGTTTAGAAAAGGGATCTGTATGCTTGGGATCTATTGGCAAGTTAGAAGAAAGCAATACTACTGTTAAATCTGAGCAAGAGGTTGAAAGAGGAAGTCAAAATTTGTCCACTGATAAGGTAAAGGCCGTACCAGTGGATGGTGCAGTACCGGTTCCTGGGCAATTGAAAAAGCCTGCCTCAACAAGTAGCACAGCACCTCCCAGAGATGGTGTTTCAAGAAAGTACCATGGTCCACTTTTTGATTTCCCATCATTTACAAGGAAACATGATTCCTTGGGATCATCAACTACAAATAACTCTACTAATTTGACATTGGCTTATGATGTGAAAGATTTGCTGTTCGAGGAAGGTAAGATTGTTCTTGACAAGAAAAGGGCTGAGAAATTGAAGAAGATTAGTAGGTTACTTGCGATTAATTTAGATAGGAAAAGAATTAAGCCGGATCTTGTGATAAGGTTGCAAATTGAAGAGAGAAAAACTAAGCTTCTGGATTTTCAGGCTCGTCTCAGGGATGAAGTTGAACGCCAACAGCAGGAGATAATGGCAATGCCTGATAGACCATACCGCAAGTTTGTTAGGCAATGTGAACAGCAGCGATTGGAGCTAATAAGGCAAGTTCAGCAGCTGCAAAAGGCATCCAGAGAGAAACAATTGAAATCTACTTTTCAGTGGCGTAAGAAGCTCTTAGAGGCTCATTGGGCCATTCGTGATGCTCgtactacacgaaacagaggaatAGCAAAATATCATGAGAGGATGTTAAAGGAGTTTTCAAAGAGGAAGGATGAGGACAGAAATAAAAGAATGGAGGCATTGAAGAACAATGATATGGATAGATATCGTGAAATGTTACTGGAGCAGCAGACAAACATCTCAGGAGATGCATCTCAGCGTTATGctgttctttcttcctttgtgtcCCAGACAGAAGAGTACCTTCACAAGCTTGGGGGAAAAATTACAGCTTCAAAGAGCCATCAAGAGGTTGAAGAGGCAGCAAATGTTGCAGCCGCTGCTGCACGAGCTCAG GGTCTTTCAACAGAAGAAGtaagagcagcagcagcatgtGCAGGAGAGGAGGTAATGATAAGGAATAGGTTTTCTGAAATGAATGCTCTAAAGGAGAGTTCTGCTAACAA GATTGTAATTGTTAGGTATTATAATTTGGCTCATGCTGTGACCGAAAGAGTCATAAGGCAACCTTCAATGTTGCGAGCTGGGACATTAAGAGACTATCAGCTT GTTGGACTACAGTGGATGCTTTCCTTGTACAACAACAAGTTGAACGGAATATTAGCGGATGAGATGGGTCTTGGCAAGACAGTCCAG GTAATGGCATTGATTGCTTACCTGATGGAATTCAAAACTAACTATGGTCCACATTTAATTATAGTACCAAATGCTGTTTTAGTAAATTGGAAG AGTGAGCTGTTAAACTGGCTGCCTTCTATATCATGCATTTTTTATGTTGGTGGGAAGGATGAAAGATCAAAGCTTTTCTCTCAG GAAGTTTGTTCTGTCAAGTTTAATGTACTGGTAACAACATATGAATTTATTATGTATGATCGATCAAAGCTATCAAAAATTGATTGGAAGTACATAATCATTGATGAAGCACAAAGGATGAAGGATAGGGAATCCGTTTTGGCACGCGATCTTGATAGATATCGTTGCCAGAGAAGATTGCTGCTTACTGGTACCCCTTTACAG AACGATCTTAAGGAATTGTGGTCCCTTTTAAATCTACTTCTTCCAGAAGTTTTTGATAATCGCAGGGCATTTCATGATTGGTTCTCAAAGCCCTTTCAGAAAGATGGTACTCCACATAATCAGGAAGACGAGTGGCTTGAGACTGAGAAGAAGGTGATAATTATCCATCGGCTGCATCGGATTCTGGAACCTTTCATGCTAAGAAGACGTGTTGAGGATGTTGAAGGTTCACTTCCTCGAAAG GTCTCTGTTGTCCTAAGATGTCGAATGTCAGCTATTCAAGGTGCCATTTATGACTGGATTAAATCTACTGGTACTATTAGGGTAGATCCCGAGGATGAGATGCGCCGAGTTCAAAAGAATCCACTGTACCAGGTCAAAATGTACAAGAATCTTAACAATAAGTGTATGGAGTTGAGGAAAGCCTGCAATCATCCTTTGCTTAACTATCCTTATTTCAGTAACTATTCCAAGGACTTTATTGTTAGATCATGTGGGAAACTATGGATTCTTGATAGAATTCTCATAAAACTTCAGAGAGCAGGTCATCGTGTTCTTCTCTTTAGTACCATGactaaacttcttgatatattagaGGAATATTTGCAATGGCGGAGGCTTATATATAGACGAATAGATGGTACAACAAGCCTAGAAGATCGAGAAGCAGCAATTGTGGATTTTAACCATCCTGACTCTGATTGCTTTATCTTTTTGCTCAGCATTCGTGCTGCTGGAAGAGGTCTAAATCTCCAGACTGCAGATACAGTTGTGATATATGACCCAGATCCGAATCCTCAAAATGAAGAGCAGGCAGTGGCAAGAGCTCATCGGATTGGACAGAAGAGAGAGGTAAAGGTGATATACATGGAAGCTGTTGTGGATAAAACCTCTAGCTACCAAAAAGAAGATGAATTGAGGAATGGAGTCGTAGGAGATTCAGAGGATGATCTTGCTGGTAAAGATCGCTATATAGGGTCAATTGAGAGCCTTATACGTAACAACATCCAACAATATAAGATAGATATGGCCGATGAGGTCATAAATGCTGGTCGTTTTGATCAAAGAACCACGCATGAGGAAAGACGGATGACTTTGGAGATGCTACTTCATGATGAAGAGAGATATCAAGAGAATGTGCACAATGTTCCTTCTCTACAAGAAGTTAATCGTTTGATTGCTCGTAGCAAAGAGGAAGTTGGGTTGTTTGATCAAATGGATGAAGATTTTGATTGGACTGCAGATATGGTAAAACACAATGAAGTCCCAGTATGGCTTCGAGCTAGTACTGGAGAGGTAGATGCTGTTGCTGCTAGTTTATCAAAGAAGCCTTCGAAAAACATCTTATCAGTCAATATTGGACTGGAACCAAGTGCAAATTTTTCTGGGTCATCTCCCAGTAAAGCTGAAAGGAGGGGCCGCCCCAAGGGTCCAACTGCCCAAAAGTATCCAATCTATCAGGAACAGGATGACGAAGATGGTGAGGAATCAGATATTGACTCAGAGGAGAGGAATGCATCTGAAGAAGATGGAGAAATTGGAGAGTTCGACGACGAAGAGTCCAATGGTGCTGACATGATGCTACTAAACCACAAGGATCAAGTAGTTGAGGGAATGGATTGTGATAATGGCAGATATGAATTCTCACGAACAATGGATGGCAGCCAAAACGTTAATAAATTGGAAGAAGCTGGTTCCACAGGATCATCTTCTGGGAGTCGTAAATTGCCACAATCTGAAACTCCTTCCTTGTCTTCACAAAAGTTTGGATCACTTTCTGCTTTAGATGCCAGACCATGTCTATCTTCAAAAAAATGG TCTGAGGAGCTAGAGGAAGGTGAAATTGCAGTATCAGGCAATTCCCACATGGATCTGCAACAATCAGGTAGCTGGCATCATGACCATGATGATGGAGAGGATGAACAGGTTTTGCAACCAAAAATAAAGCGTAAACGGAGTATGCGGATTCGTCCAAAATATGCTGCAGAAAGAAATGATGAAAGATCTAGCAGTGAGAGGATTTTTGCCCAGCGCTCTCCAAGGCTGCCCTTGCATGTTGACCATGATTATGGTGTACCATCAAGGACTGAAAATCCTGAAGCATTTGCTGAGGCTGGTCTGGGAAAGAATGACACAAGTAGCTCACTATTGAAGCAGAGGCATAATGTACCATCAAGAAAAATTTCACCTCTGCAAAAGTCTGGAAGGCTAAGTTACTTTTGTGGGTCTGCAGAAGATGGAAATGAATATTCTAGGGAAAGTTGGAGCAGTAGGGCCAATAGCTCTTGCGGCCCAACCTCTGTGGGTGCAAAAATGTCTGACATTACACAACGAAAG TGCAAGAATGTCATTAGCAAGCTGCAGAGGAAAATACACAAGGATGGTAATCAAATCGTGCCAACATTGTCTGATTGGTGGAGAAGAAATGGGAATTCGAGTCTTGCTATTCCTCTCGCTGCAAGGAGTAGCCCACTAGATCTTCAGATAATTGAACAGCGGGTAGACAACTTGGATTACAATGGTGTAACTGACTTTATAGCAGATGTGCAGTTGATGCTGAAAAGTATAGTTCAGCATTGCAACTATACTCATGAG GTGAAGTGTGAAGCAGAGAAGCTCCAAGGTCTGTTCTTCGAGATCATGAAGATTGCTTTTCCAGATTCAGATTTTCGAGAAGCCAGGAATGCAGTGACCTTCTCTAGTCCCAGAGGAGCTGTGATGACAAAATCCCCAAAACCAGCTTCCTCGAGCAAAATTAAGCAACAAACTCCAACAAGTAAGTTGGAGACCATGTCCTTTCCTGATAAGGCCTTACCCCATGGGGTTACTCCTGTGGATGGCGAAGGGACAACCAAGTCAACTTCTTCCAAGCACCGGAAGGAGTCCAGGTTGGTTTCTGGAGGTTGGAAAGAGCAGACACCTGAATGTTCACAATTACTGACGCATCCTGGTGATCTGGTCATCtgcaagaagaagagaaaagaaagagaaaaatctGCTGTCAAGCACAGATTAGGCCTCGCATCGCCATCCAACCTTGGTCGTATGGGCCCCATATCTCCACCCAGCTCAGGATGTGGGGGCTCTGCGCCATCTCCCACCATGAACAGAAGTTCCAGCTTTCCATCGCAGCGAGATTCACGTCCGGCTCAACAGGCAAAACATCCATTGAGCTGGCGGCATCGCGAGATGCAGCAGCTTGATGATGGGAACTCTGGGCTGCATAGCATAGGAGATGTACAATGGGCTAAGCCTGTAAAGAGAATGAGGACAGACACCAGTAAAAGGCGGCCGAGCCATACGTGA